One part of the Pedosphaera parvula Ellin514 genome encodes these proteins:
- a CDS encoding MFS transporter, protein MPSVSQQTPKVPSSTKATYRNPWAWVSTLYLAEGLPYVVVMIVAVIIYKGMGISNTDIALYTSWLYLPWVIKPLWSPIVDILKTRRLWIWIMQIIIGGALAGVALSIPSPNFFKYTLAFFWILAFSSATQDIATDGFYMLATTEKEQAFFVGIRSTFYRISTIFGQGLLVILAGYIQNNTGLPKVNLHVNARPGVALIQSLDQQPITTAPLEGQLRILAQPEVVEVSPEVRSKKEIQSLIALAKSNNVQNGFYQLEKKAEDNPSWWSTYVSKPIGALFSTLISNPLEAFLKSHFAPEPKSKSDTSGNIGLVSIHLSKPPGKDVVVSLGSRVSMGLGASDDKSFSVAEGTRLVFNDQNWNQPALGVIQLDPKLKTSASTTMQVSSGNIPLSWVITMFILSAMFLFFGIYHRFILPWPATDQPRTADSLKKFMKEFFHTFGTFFKKDKIGFLILFMIFYRFAEAQLVKMVAPFLLDAREVGGLGLTTAQFGLAYGTIGIAALTIGGLCGGVVAAKKGLKFWIWWMVLAIHLPDAVFVYLSYAMPDNFWIINLCIAIEQFGYGFGFTAYMLYLIYIARGQHSTAHYAICTGFMALGMMIPGMFSGWLQDIIGYQHFFIWVLLATIPGFLIIKFIPLDAEFGKKTS, encoded by the coding sequence ATGCCCAGCGTATCGCAGCAGACACCAAAGGTCCCCAGTTCGACCAAAGCCACCTATCGCAATCCTTGGGCATGGGTTTCCACGCTCTACCTCGCAGAAGGTCTCCCGTACGTGGTGGTGATGATCGTCGCGGTCATTATCTACAAGGGCATGGGCATTTCGAATACAGACATCGCTCTCTATACAAGCTGGCTTTATCTGCCGTGGGTCATCAAACCTCTCTGGAGTCCCATCGTGGATATCCTGAAAACCCGACGGCTCTGGATTTGGATCATGCAAATCATTATTGGAGGCGCGCTCGCCGGCGTTGCGCTATCCATTCCATCTCCCAACTTTTTTAAATACACCCTGGCTTTTTTCTGGATTCTCGCCTTCAGCTCGGCAACGCAGGACATCGCAACGGATGGCTTCTACATGTTGGCAACTACTGAGAAGGAACAAGCCTTTTTCGTCGGCATCCGCAGCACATTCTACCGCATATCCACTATTTTCGGTCAGGGACTTCTCGTTATCCTCGCTGGTTACATTCAGAACAATACCGGTCTTCCAAAGGTTAATTTGCACGTGAATGCCAGGCCCGGGGTCGCCTTGATTCAATCCTTGGATCAACAACCAATCACCACTGCTCCTCTGGAAGGACAGTTGCGCATTCTCGCCCAACCTGAAGTGGTCGAGGTGAGTCCCGAAGTTCGTTCAAAAAAGGAGATACAGTCACTGATTGCCTTGGCCAAAAGCAACAATGTCCAAAATGGCTTTTATCAGCTTGAAAAGAAAGCCGAGGACAACCCTTCCTGGTGGAGCACCTATGTTAGCAAACCCATTGGCGCCCTATTCTCAACCTTGATCTCAAACCCTTTGGAAGCCTTCCTCAAATCGCATTTCGCACCAGAACCCAAATCCAAGAGCGATACTTCAGGAAACATTGGCTTGGTTTCAATTCATCTCTCCAAACCCCCGGGTAAAGATGTCGTGGTAAGCCTCGGTTCCAGAGTGAGCATGGGCTTGGGTGCCAGTGATGATAAGAGCTTTTCCGTGGCCGAAGGCACGCGACTCGTCTTCAACGATCAAAACTGGAATCAGCCTGCGCTGGGTGTAATTCAACTCGATCCAAAGTTAAAAACATCGGCTTCCACCACCATGCAGGTCTCCTCAGGCAACATCCCTCTCTCCTGGGTCATCACGATGTTTATTTTGTCCGCAATGTTCCTCTTTTTTGGAATCTACCATCGATTTATTCTGCCCTGGCCGGCGACTGACCAGCCTAGAACTGCAGATTCCTTGAAAAAGTTTATGAAGGAGTTTTTCCACACCTTCGGCACTTTCTTCAAAAAGGATAAAATTGGATTCCTGATTCTCTTCATGATCTTCTATCGCTTCGCTGAAGCGCAGTTGGTCAAGATGGTCGCTCCCTTCCTGCTCGATGCCCGTGAGGTCGGCGGCCTGGGGTTGACCACTGCCCAATTTGGGCTCGCCTACGGAACCATCGGAATTGCCGCACTTACGATTGGCGGTCTTTGTGGTGGAGTGGTGGCGGCGAAAAAAGGCCTGAAGTTCTGGATCTGGTGGATGGTGCTCGCAATTCATCTGCCGGATGCGGTCTTCGTTTATCTTTCATACGCCATGCCGGACAACTTCTGGATCATCAACCTTTGCATCGCCATTGAGCAATTCGGTTACGGTTTTGGATTCACTGCCTACATGCTTTACTTGATCTATATCGCCCGCGGCCAGCATTCAACCGCGCATTACGCCATCTGCACCGGGTTCATGGCACTGGGCATGATGATTCCAGGTATGTTCAGCGGCTGGCTGCAGGACATCATCGGCTATCAACATTTTTTCATCTGGGTCCTGCTGGCCACGATTCCAGGCTTCCTGATCATAAAATTTATTCCGCTCGATGCCGAATTTGGGAAGAAAACTTCCTAG
- a CDS encoding NAD(P)-dependent oxidoreductase: protein MSERIGFVGVGRMGSNMARRLKEQGYTVSAVYDVNTAAAQALAQELGCESPTELKQVTKLSDIIITVVTDDAAMKKIFGGGLLSRSKGKLFINCATVSPEIHVKVEEKAEKAGSQALEACMASSITQAREGSLYLMCGGKPEVFDRAKPVLEKLSASLRYVGGAGQAAQVKALVNMIMNINTAGLAEGLGLGAALGLDLAMLREVFSQTGANSRVLQTDGEDMQNRDHSCFFSAAHAAKDSGIALKLAKGQGLNLPLATATKKQYDKMVSEGLGELDKSGIAELTFKGRHLHK from the coding sequence ATGTCAGAGAGAATTGGATTCGTAGGTGTCGGACGGATGGGAAGCAATATGGCTCGTCGCCTAAAGGAGCAAGGTTACACAGTTTCTGCGGTGTATGACGTGAATACCGCCGCGGCCCAGGCGTTGGCGCAGGAATTGGGTTGTGAATCCCCAACCGAGCTCAAACAGGTCACCAAGCTTTCCGATATCATCATCACGGTAGTGACGGATGATGCTGCGATGAAAAAGATTTTTGGCGGTGGATTGCTGAGCAGGTCGAAAGGCAAGCTGTTTATTAATTGCGCAACAGTCTCGCCAGAGATCCATGTGAAGGTCGAGGAAAAGGCTGAAAAAGCTGGATCACAGGCGCTTGAAGCCTGCATGGCTTCGAGCATCACCCAGGCACGCGAGGGCAGCCTCTATCTCATGTGCGGTGGCAAACCGGAAGTCTTCGACCGCGCCAAGCCGGTTCTGGAAAAGCTCAGCGCCTCCCTTCGTTACGTTGGCGGTGCTGGTCAGGCTGCCCAGGTAAAGGCGCTTGTCAATATGATCATGAACATCAATACCGCAGGATTGGCGGAAGGACTCGGTCTTGGTGCGGCGCTGGGGTTGGATTTGGCGATGCTGCGCGAAGTCTTCTCGCAAACAGGCGCCAATTCCCGTGTGTTGCAAACGGATGGTGAAGATATGCAGAATCGCGATCATAGCTGCTTCTTCTCCGCGGCGCATGCAGCCAAGGATTCCGGCATTGCACTCAAGTTGGCAAAAGGTCAGGGTTTGAACCTGCCGCTCGCCACCGCCACCAAGAAACAATACGACAAGATGGTCTCCGAAGGTTTGGGCGAACTCGACAAGTCGGGCATCGCCGAACTGACGTTCAAGGGACGTCATCTGCACAAGTAA
- the fdhD gene encoding formate dehydrogenase accessory sulfurtransferase FdhD, producing the protein MTNEQKQQTGGSEITPAKVLRWRVGGKLLEEDDQLVTEEPLEIRVRGKSVAITMRTPGQDEELAVGFLLTEGIIKRRSDVVEVAYCQQGEAANYQNTVNVFLAPDVAVNFEELTRHVFASSSCGLCGKASIESVHQHFTPVDSNVTIAPEMILQLPDCLRSAQETFSKTGGLHGAGIFDVQGNLLVMREDVGRHNAVDKVLGHCFLKQISLSNHVLLVSGRASFEIMQKALAARIPIVCAVSAPSSLAVEFARESGQTLVGFLRGGSMNIYSHPQRVIVLGCS; encoded by the coding sequence GTGACGAACGAACAAAAACAACAAACAGGTGGTTCAGAAATCACTCCCGCGAAAGTGCTACGCTGGCGGGTTGGTGGGAAATTGCTGGAGGAGGATGATCAGCTTGTCACCGAAGAACCGCTGGAGATTCGTGTGCGCGGCAAGAGCGTGGCGATCACAATGAGGACTCCCGGGCAGGATGAGGAGTTGGCGGTTGGATTTCTTTTGACCGAAGGCATCATTAAAAGAAGAAGCGATGTAGTGGAGGTGGCGTACTGTCAACAAGGTGAGGCTGCCAATTATCAGAATACAGTGAATGTCTTTCTTGCGCCTGATGTTGCGGTGAACTTTGAAGAATTAACCCGGCATGTATTTGCTTCGTCCAGTTGCGGGCTGTGCGGCAAAGCCTCGATCGAATCGGTGCATCAGCATTTCACTCCCGTTGATTCCAACGTGACGATTGCGCCCGAAATGATTTTGCAGTTGCCGGATTGTTTGCGTTCGGCACAGGAGACGTTCTCCAAAACCGGTGGTCTGCATGGAGCGGGAATCTTTGATGTGCAAGGAAACTTGCTCGTCATGAGAGAAGATGTGGGCCGGCACAATGCGGTGGATAAAGTGTTGGGTCATTGTTTTCTGAAACAGATATCCCTGAGCAACCATGTGTTGTTGGTGAGCGGAAGGGCTTCCTTTGAGATCATGCAGAAAGCGCTTGCTGCAAGGATTCCGATTGTTTGCGCGGTGTCAGCGCCGTCCAGCCTGGCGGTGGAGTTTGCGCGGGAGAGCGGGCAGACGTTGGTCGGATTTTTGCGAGGAGGAAGCATGAACATTTACTCCCACCCACAGAGGGTCATTGTTTTAGGATGTAGCTGA
- the ileS gene encoding isoleucine--tRNA ligase encodes MDYKNTLNLPQTDFPMKADLVTREPQRLEQWQANGLYEKIQAQRAGAEKFVLHDGPPFANGDVHIGTALNKILKDIIIKYQTLRGKSAPYVPGWDCHGLPIEFKVSQEMRKAGDTAADAATIRKACEAYARKYIDLQRVQFKRLGVLGDWDNPYLTLNKEYEADELRMFADIVEKGFVYRGKKPVYWSIPCRTALAEAEVEYHDHVSQSTYVKFPIVGRPNTYILIWTTTPWTLPANLAVAYNSTFSYSHVRVGDETYVLSTMLLPTVSEKCGWAGYEIIRSLTGEHLKEVEYQHPFCNRTGKLFAGDNFVENSVGTGFVHIAPGHGLDDYNLGRQNGLPIYSPVDDDGCLAYTNDLPREQQMPAEMVGKSILEKHGKSDANEAVLHELRLRKALLHQENYHHSYPFCWRSKTAIIFRAMDQWFISIDHNKFRDQALDSINHVKWVPDWGKNRIEGAVKSRPDWCISRQRTWGVPIPAFYDAQGNAILDAKIVRNAADLIEEYGSNVWFEKSPTDLWSLVKPKDWKGADAVTKSNDTLDVWIDSGSSSRSVLMRRPELHHDEKPGVDRWQADVYLEGSDQHRGWFQSSLLLSLAGNSVPPFKTVLTHGFMVDADREKISKSKQGQGGYEKPQTAEAYVKKYGADVVRLWVASQDYRNDIVVSEERVNKVSETYRGIRNTLRYQLSNLYDFDPAKHTVADDKLTGLDRWILGEFSKLEKEVLAAYANYEFHVVYQKVSQFVAVELSSIYHDVVKDRLYTDAANSQRRRSTQTALYRLVTGLSHILAPMLVFTTDEAWEFIPAKPAASVHLSNWTPASFTLPEKEQLTWKTLFELREQVLPELEKARQAKTIGKALDAKLNLSGTNPSLAEARSHAEALRELLNVSQLEIKTEGDQPITAVVAKADGQKCERCWHWETDIGSSPEHPTICARCVIAVKESLAKK; translated from the coding sequence ACATAATCATCAAGTACCAGACTCTCCGGGGCAAAAGCGCTCCCTATGTGCCCGGCTGGGATTGCCATGGCTTGCCCATCGAATTCAAGGTCAGTCAGGAAATGCGCAAAGCAGGCGACACTGCCGCGGATGCAGCCACCATCCGCAAAGCCTGCGAAGCATATGCCCGCAAGTATATCGATCTCCAACGCGTACAGTTCAAAAGATTGGGCGTGCTTGGCGATTGGGACAATCCTTATTTGACCTTGAATAAGGAATACGAAGCCGACGAATTGCGCATGTTCGCAGATATCGTGGAAAAGGGCTTTGTCTATCGTGGCAAAAAACCGGTTTATTGGAGCATCCCCTGCCGTACGGCGCTGGCCGAAGCCGAAGTCGAATACCACGACCATGTCAGCCAAAGCACTTATGTCAAATTTCCAATCGTTGGCCGGCCAAATACTTACATCTTGATCTGGACGACGACTCCTTGGACGCTCCCCGCCAACCTGGCGGTCGCTTATAACTCAACCTTCAGCTACTCGCATGTGCGCGTGGGCGATGAAACTTATGTGCTTTCAACCATGCTTTTGCCGACGGTTTCTGAGAAATGCGGCTGGGCCGGTTATGAAATCATCCGCAGTTTGACTGGCGAACACTTGAAGGAAGTGGAATACCAGCATCCCTTCTGCAATCGCACGGGCAAGCTTTTCGCGGGTGACAACTTCGTTGAGAACAGCGTCGGCACCGGCTTCGTTCATATCGCTCCCGGCCATGGCCTTGACGACTATAATCTCGGCCGCCAGAATGGTTTGCCCATCTACTCCCCCGTCGACGACGATGGCTGCCTGGCCTATACCAACGACCTGCCCCGCGAACAACAAATGCCCGCCGAAATGGTTGGCAAGTCCATCCTGGAGAAGCACGGCAAGAGCGACGCCAACGAAGCCGTCCTCCACGAACTCCGTCTGCGCAAGGCCCTGCTCCATCAAGAAAACTATCACCACAGCTATCCCTTCTGCTGGCGCAGCAAGACAGCGATCATCTTCCGCGCCATGGATCAGTGGTTCATCTCGATCGACCACAACAAATTCCGTGATCAAGCACTCGACTCGATCAACCACGTGAAATGGGTACCCGATTGGGGCAAGAATCGTATCGAAGGCGCAGTCAAGTCGCGTCCAGATTGGTGCATCTCGCGCCAGCGTACTTGGGGCGTGCCTATCCCGGCATTCTACGACGCTCAGGGCAACGCCATCCTTGATGCTAAAATCGTGCGTAACGCGGCCGATCTCATCGAAGAATACGGCTCGAATGTCTGGTTCGAAAAGTCACCCACCGACCTCTGGTCCCTAGTAAAACCCAAGGATTGGAAAGGTGCTGATGCTGTCACCAAGTCAAACGATACACTCGACGTCTGGATCGATTCCGGCTCCTCCTCACGTTCTGTTTTGATGCGCCGTCCTGAACTGCATCATGATGAAAAGCCCGGCGTGGACCGGTGGCAGGCAGATGTTTATCTGGAAGGCAGCGACCAACATCGCGGCTGGTTCCAGTCTTCGCTCTTGCTGTCACTCGCTGGCAACAGTGTGCCTCCATTCAAAACCGTGTTGACCCATGGTTTCATGGTGGACGCTGATCGTGAAAAAATCTCCAAGAGCAAGCAGGGCCAGGGTGGCTACGAAAAACCTCAAACTGCCGAGGCCTATGTAAAGAAGTACGGCGCCGATGTCGTCCGCCTATGGGTCGCTTCTCAAGACTATCGCAACGACATTGTCGTCAGTGAGGAACGAGTCAACAAGGTCAGCGAGACGTACCGCGGCATCCGCAATACTCTGCGTTACCAACTCTCAAACCTCTATGATTTTGATCCAGCTAAACACACCGTTGCCGATGATAAGCTGACCGGCTTGGATCGTTGGATTTTGGGTGAATTCTCCAAGTTAGAGAAAGAAGTTTTGGCGGCCTATGCCAACTATGAGTTTCACGTCGTTTACCAAAAGGTGAGCCAGTTCGTCGCCGTGGAATTGTCATCCATCTACCATGATGTCGTAAAAGATCGTCTCTATACCGATGCCGCCAACTCGCAGCGCCGTCGCTCCACGCAAACGGCTCTCTATCGATTGGTCACCGGCCTCTCTCATATCCTTGCTCCGATGCTTGTGTTTACGACCGATGAAGCTTGGGAGTTTATTCCTGCCAAGCCAGCAGCTTCCGTTCATTTATCGAATTGGACGCCTGCCAGCTTCACGCTTCCTGAAAAAGAGCAGCTTACCTGGAAAACTCTTTTTGAGTTGCGCGAACAGGTCCTGCCGGAGTTGGAAAAGGCGCGTCAGGCCAAGACCATCGGCAAGGCTCTGGACGCAAAGCTGAACTTGTCCGGCACGAACCCTTCTCTCGCCGAAGCCAGATCGCATGCAGAAGCCTTGCGTGAGTTGTTGAACGTCTCCCAACTTGAAATCAAAACTGAAGGCGATCAACCCATCACCGCAGTCGTGGCGAAAGCCGACGGCCAAAAGTGCGAACGCTGCTGGCACTGGGAAACCGATATCGGAAGCAGCCCTGAGCATCCAACCATCTGCGCCCGTTGCGTCATCGCCGTAAAGGAAAGTTTGGCGAAGAAGTAA
- a CDS encoding FdhF/YdeP family oxidoreductase → MTSHKLQKNWKDRLKSAVPFGLGQAKPKHFRDMGQVIWKNRDNLGYAYKVLSRGVCDGCALGVAGFHDWTIKGVHLCMTRLNLLRLNTMPALDVKILEDVANLSKLDNAQLRELGRLPYPMLRGKSAKGFRRISWDEAYARIGKKLRATDPKRWAMFVTSRGVTNEIYYMAQKVARFLGTNNVDNAARLCHAPSTAAMKAAVGVAATTCSYKDWYGTDLIIFFGANPANDQPVTTKYLHEAKQLGTKVIMVNPYLEPGMKRYWVPSTMSSALFGTDIADYWFPVSQGGDIAFIYGVLKVIFANGWEDENFVKNYAVGFEELRKQTEQMDWAVLEKQSGMGRASMEEFAELIHQAKNAVLVWSMGITQHVFGANAVQMVLNLGLVKGYVGRDKCGLMPIRGHSSVQGGAEMGAYATALPGGKPVNAENAQKLSAEYGFKIPEWVGLTTTEMVEACARGEMDVLYCLGGNFLRTLPDPKYVQQALANVPMRVHQDIILTDQMFIEAKEEVILLPAKTRYEQDDGGTETITERRIAFTPEIPRQVGEAKAEWKILRELAAAAYPEKAHLLGCETGWKMREEIARVVPFYDGFQKLNKTGEAFQYGGPHLCADWKFNTPDGKAHFCPVPLPDLNRKQGEFKVSTRRGKQFNTLIYAEIDPLNQAPRDAVLMNPDDAAELHLVHEDRVLLKNELGHYEGLVFLAPIARGNLQIHWPEGNVIVQRGMVDPAGMVPDYNAWVRVEKV, encoded by the coding sequence ATGACCTCGCATAAGCTCCAGAAAAATTGGAAGGATAGGCTGAAGTCAGCCGTTCCCTTCGGACTGGGGCAGGCCAAGCCCAAACACTTTCGCGACATGGGGCAGGTGATTTGGAAGAATCGGGATAACCTTGGCTACGCGTACAAAGTATTGAGCCGGGGAGTTTGCGATGGTTGTGCGCTGGGAGTGGCGGGCTTTCATGATTGGACCATCAAGGGGGTTCACCTGTGCATGACGAGGTTAAATTTGCTGCGCCTGAACACCATGCCGGCGTTGGATGTTAAAATTTTGGAGGATGTCGCCAATCTCAGCAAGCTGGACAATGCGCAACTGCGTGAATTGGGACGCCTGCCTTACCCAATGCTGCGAGGGAAATCAGCCAAAGGTTTTCGACGGATTTCGTGGGATGAAGCCTATGCGCGGATTGGCAAAAAGCTGCGGGCGACAGATCCGAAACGCTGGGCGATGTTCGTGACTTCGCGTGGGGTGACCAATGAGATTTATTATATGGCGCAGAAGGTCGCACGCTTTCTCGGCACAAATAATGTCGATAACGCCGCGCGACTATGTCATGCACCATCAACCGCAGCCATGAAAGCTGCAGTAGGTGTGGCGGCCACCACATGTAGCTATAAGGATTGGTATGGTACGGATCTGATTATTTTCTTTGGCGCCAATCCGGCCAATGACCAACCGGTGACCACGAAGTATTTGCACGAAGCCAAACAGCTCGGGACGAAGGTAATAATGGTGAATCCCTATTTGGAGCCGGGGATGAAACGTTATTGGGTGCCGTCCACGATGAGTAGCGCTCTGTTTGGAACTGACATAGCGGATTATTGGTTTCCGGTATCGCAAGGAGGCGACATTGCCTTTATTTATGGTGTGTTGAAGGTCATTTTCGCGAACGGTTGGGAGGATGAAAACTTTGTAAAGAATTATGCGGTTGGCTTTGAGGAGCTCAGGAAGCAAACCGAGCAGATGGATTGGGCGGTGTTGGAGAAGCAATCCGGAATGGGTCGCGCCAGCATGGAGGAGTTCGCGGAGTTGATTCATCAGGCGAAGAATGCGGTGCTGGTTTGGAGCATGGGCATTACGCAGCATGTCTTTGGCGCCAATGCGGTTCAAATGGTGCTAAATCTCGGCTTGGTAAAGGGCTATGTGGGGCGGGACAAATGTGGGCTTATGCCTATTCGGGGACACTCTTCCGTGCAGGGCGGTGCGGAGATGGGTGCTTACGCGACGGCACTTCCCGGCGGCAAGCCGGTCAATGCGGAAAATGCTCAAAAGCTCTCGGCAGAGTATGGTTTCAAGATTCCTGAGTGGGTTGGGTTGACGACTACTGAGATGGTGGAGGCTTGCGCCCGTGGAGAGATGGATGTGCTCTACTGTTTGGGTGGCAATTTCCTGCGCACGCTGCCAGATCCAAAGTATGTTCAGCAGGCTCTGGCCAACGTGCCGATGCGGGTGCATCAGGATATCATTCTTACCGACCAGATGTTCATTGAGGCAAAGGAAGAGGTGATTCTGTTGCCAGCCAAAACTCGTTACGAACAAGATGACGGCGGGACGGAGACGATCACCGAGCGCCGCATCGCCTTTACGCCGGAAATTCCACGCCAAGTGGGCGAAGCAAAAGCTGAGTGGAAGATTTTACGCGAGCTGGCTGCCGCAGCCTATCCCGAGAAAGCTCATTTGCTGGGATGTGAAACCGGCTGGAAAATGCGTGAGGAGATCGCGCGTGTGGTTCCCTTTTACGATGGTTTTCAAAAGTTAAATAAAACAGGTGAGGCTTTCCAATACGGCGGTCCGCACCTTTGCGCCGACTGGAAATTCAACACCCCTGATGGCAAAGCACACTTCTGCCCGGTACCGCTTCCGGATTTGAATCGAAAACAGGGCGAGTTCAAGGTCAGCACGCGTCGTGGCAAGCAGTTTAACACATTGATTTATGCGGAGATCGATCCGTTGAACCAGGCGCCGCGCGATGCCGTTCTGATGAATCCGGACGATGCTGCGGAGTTGCACCTAGTCCATGAAGATCGGGTGTTGCTAAAAAATGAACTTGGGCATTACGAAGGACTTGTATTTCTGGCTCCGATTGCGCGCGGGAATCTGCAGATTCACTGGCCTGAGGGGAATGTAATTGTTCAGCGTGGCATGGTAGATCCTGCCGGGATGGTTCCGGATTACAATGCCTGGGTGCGCGTGGAGAAGGTTTAG
- a CDS encoding FIST signal transduction protein: protein MQSEFAVTAHWRGEFEEAAFQAWARKLRAELHAPKVSLGLVFMSPKMFPQAEQILEILRVDGQIPLLAGCSSNSLITGVHEFEDDGGLVVALYSLPGAELKAFRFTQADLEQGSGRAYWQHKTGVTPEQTNGWLAFADPFNMDCEAWLGSWNEAYAPAPILGGLASGEQTTQQTQLYLNGEVYEEGGVAISIGGDVKLVGVISQGCTPIGDTWTLTKVEKNLIQEIGNRPAFEVLAETFGTLTQDEQQASRGNLFIGLVMNEYLEEYHRGDFLVRNLIGVDPQSGIIAVGALPRLGQTIQFQRRDAAAATEDMKALLARARKQLAGATVYGGCLCSCNGRGQGLFGEPDHDAKMIQEMLGPVGMSGFFCNGEIGPVGERNFLHGYTASLALFVKKS from the coding sequence ATGCAAAGTGAATTTGCCGTGACCGCACACTGGCGAGGGGAGTTTGAGGAGGCCGCCTTTCAGGCCTGGGCGCGGAAATTGCGTGCCGAATTGCACGCCCCCAAGGTTTCGCTGGGACTGGTTTTCATGTCACCGAAAATGTTTCCTCAAGCGGAGCAGATTCTGGAAATTCTACGAGTCGACGGCCAGATACCGTTGCTGGCGGGTTGCTCCAGCAACAGCCTGATCACGGGTGTTCACGAGTTCGAAGATGATGGCGGACTGGTGGTGGCGCTCTACTCGCTTCCGGGTGCTGAATTGAAGGCGTTCCGATTTACTCAGGCGGATCTGGAGCAAGGCAGCGGTCGTGCTTACTGGCAGCACAAAACCGGCGTTACTCCTGAGCAGACCAACGGTTGGCTGGCCTTTGCTGATCCTTTCAACATGGATTGTGAAGCCTGGCTCGGCAGTTGGAACGAGGCTTACGCGCCAGCGCCGATTCTTGGAGGACTTGCCAGTGGCGAACAGACCACACAGCAAACCCAGCTTTATTTGAATGGGGAAGTGTATGAAGAGGGTGGAGTGGCCATTTCCATTGGCGGAGACGTGAAACTGGTCGGAGTCATTTCACAGGGATGCACACCGATTGGCGATACCTGGACGTTGACGAAGGTCGAGAAGAATTTGATTCAGGAAATTGGAAATCGTCCCGCATTTGAAGTTCTCGCTGAAACTTTCGGCACGCTCACGCAAGACGAGCAGCAAGCTTCGCGGGGAAATCTATTCATCGGGTTGGTCATGAATGAATATCTGGAAGAATATCATCGTGGCGATTTCCTGGTGCGCAACCTCATCGGTGTTGATCCCCAATCCGGTATCATTGCCGTGGGAGCGTTGCCGCGTCTGGGGCAAACCATCCAATTCCAAAGACGTGATGCAGCAGCGGCTACAGAAGACATGAAAGCTCTGTTGGCGCGGGCCAGGAAGCAGCTGGCAGGCGCCACGGTCTATGGCGGTTGCCTGTGCAGTTGCAATGGCCGCGGTCAGGGATTGTTTGGAGAGCCAGACCACGATGCAAAGATGATTCAGGAAATGCTGGGACCCGTTGGGATGTCCGGATTCTTCTGCAACGGAGAAATTGGTCCGGTAGGAGAAAGGAATTTCCTCCACGGCTATACCGCTTCTTTGGCTTTGTTCGTCAAAAAGAGCTGA
- a CDS encoding twin-arginine translocation signal domain-containing protein → MKGNEYLFPHRLTRRDFVKMAATATAGLALPGSGFAEEKKEPVRIGSGYHTYELVEDWGKLPAGMKYGHGCGIIVDSKDRIFVTSRSANPCVAIFDPDGKLLETWSNDFAQKVGYTTAEVADTAHCLYWNKEGDDEFIYWTENVSTNKEGPKKGKRVYKTDLKGKILYQIGNVEKEDSTSQKFDWTNPTDVAVAANGDIYVVDGYGSQRVSRFDKNFKHIKTFGTRGKEHGQFNTCHGVWINTLKGDQEVYIADRHNDRIEVFSPELEYKRTLTGDVRNPCCFYQHKDKLFIPDLASRVTILDANDKLVAHLGDGKDKPDNSKNPSMFAAPHALTVDSHGDLYVVEWVPFGRPRKFKHTPQIA, encoded by the coding sequence ATGAAAGGCAACGAATACCTTTTTCCCCATCGTCTTACCCGTCGTGATTTTGTCAAAATGGCAGCGACTGCAACTGCCGGTCTGGCTCTGCCGGGCTCAGGTTTTGCAGAAGAAAAAAAAGAACCTGTCCGCATTGGTAGTGGATATCATACGTATGAACTGGTCGAGGATTGGGGCAAGCTTCCCGCTGGAATGAAGTATGGTCATGGGTGTGGGATTATTGTGGATTCCAAGGACCGCATTTTCGTCACCTCCCGTTCTGCAAACCCTTGCGTTGCCATCTTTGATCCGGACGGAAAGTTGCTGGAGACCTGGAGCAATGATTTTGCCCAGAAGGTCGGGTATACCACGGCAGAAGTGGCCGACACTGCACACTGCCTGTATTGGAATAAAGAGGGCGACGATGAATTCATTTATTGGACTGAGAATGTCAGCACCAATAAAGAGGGTCCCAAAAAGGGCAAGCGTGTTTACAAGACAGATCTGAAAGGGAAAATCCTTTATCAGATCGGAAATGTGGAGAAGGAAGACAGCACTTCACAAAAATTTGATTGGACCAATCCGACCGACGTGGCTGTAGCGGCCAATGGGGACATTTACGTCGTAGATGGATACGGCAGCCAGCGTGTCAGTCGGTTTGATAAGAATTTTAAGCACATCAAGACCTTTGGGACCCGTGGCAAGGAACATGGACAGTTCAACACCTGTCATGGAGTTTGGATTAATACCTTGAAGGGGGATCAGGAAGTTTATATTGCCGACCGTCATAATGATCGCATCGAGGTTTTCTCACCGGAACTCGAATATAAGAGGACGCTAACGGGTGATGTGCGTAACCCGTGTTGTTTCTATCAGCACAAAGATAAACTTTTTATTCCTGATCTGGCGAGTCGTGTCACCATTCTGGATGCGAACGATAAGTTGGTGGCACATCTAGGGGATGGAAAGGACAAGCCGGACAACAGCAAGAATCCATCCATGTTTGCCGCACCGCATGCACTGACGGTGGATTCCCATGGCGATTTGTACGTGGTTGAGTGGGTGCCCTTCGGACGCCCACGCAAATTCAAGCATACGCCTCAAATTGCTTAA